In the Vanessa cardui chromosome 10, ilVanCard2.1, whole genome shotgun sequence genome, one interval contains:
- the LOC124532865 gene encoding uncharacterized protein KIAA2013 homolog, with amino-acid sequence MERTNNNFSDMSRRAGEIFRRINRLTDGPLTRKKLVILILVLIFLLLYVGPTIMNSLFNTESSLTSNQNVCHRNFLNPFQDALSEYDAYLRLESTATLSSLSHNYVPYVGNGMLGLALEHDSHLNIKFGRTLSLPVYYHPLYIVDDLDMKESTLVDYKKGIVHRFQCSSTGLHVSYQYYAHRTIPSLFVQEILINNPLNAPKSLHLTVPRLSDWSTSVKQTVKLHQGVDAKEYEVVTGMITLPETENVIAVAVVCRKLNNIIQVEARDGLDLLILTTVQYSKPIKRSDYAKQKDIVEKKAIAEMEKVIALTGDRTAVRRLRENHTRVWQGLWYTGFYISDSKATGVVNGDRINATIYAILSQVRSYEHEDHIKLDTKSEILRTLTYSEGCYEGYSTLDAFNLWKPLNSLTNLNTVASIWLLTLEKQGCHNLLKAGASGVNQAMILSFGSLRFSNQHLEYNIHPSKLHRDFLFRRINYGNMTHVNISVILQEDNKAAIFVALDRSDRTYYACDAGCLDSPVQLGPYRKYFPVKLTEPLTAILYITADKQHMEDLRHAIHVHEVVEAPAHEHHVIALHRHGHSLGGLNPLFWVSIIVLIVMFHLFLCRIIMNEFCDSGTSISYKRLYNKA; translated from the coding sequence ATGGAAAGAACAAATAATAACTTCAGCGACATGAGTCGAAGAGCCGGAGAAATATTTAGACGTATAAACAGGCTTACAGACGGTCCTTTAACTAGGAAAAAGCTAGTAATATTAATCTTAGTGCTAATATTCTTATTACTTTACGTCGGACCAACTATTATGAACTCTCTCTTCAATACTGAGAGTTCCTTGACGAGCAACCAAAACGTATGTCATCGGAACTTTTTGAACCCTTTCCAAGATGCTCTTAGCGAGTATGATGCCTATTTAAGGTTGGAATCAACCGCAACACTATCATCATTAAGTCACAACTATGTGCCTTATGTAGGAAATGGTATGTTAGGACTGGCATTGGAACATGATtcccatttaaatattaaatttggaaGAACGTTGTCGTTACCAGTTTACTATCATCCATTGTATATAGTAGATGATTTAGATATGAAAGAATCAACTCTAGTAGACTATAAAAAGGGTATTGTGCATAGATTTCAGTGCAGCAGTACTGGTTTACATGTGTCATACCAATATTACGCACACAGGACTATTCCATCATTATTCGTTCaagaaatcttaataaataatcctCTAAACGCTCCTAAAAGCCTACACTTAACTGTACCTAGATTGTCAGATTGGTCCACATCAGTGAAACAAACTGTAAAACTACACCAAGGAGTAGATGCTAAAGAATATGAAGTAGTAACGGGTATGATAACACTACCAGAGACTGAAAATGTCATTGCCGTGGCTGTTGTttgtagaaaattaaataatatcatacaagTTGAAGCACGAGATGGTTTAGATCTTTTAATTCTTACTACAGTACAATACAGTAAGCCTATTAAAAGGTCTGATTATGCAAAGCAGAAGGATATCGTTGAAAAGAAGGCAATTGCAGAAATGGAAAAAGTAATAGCACTAACAGGGGACAGAACCGCTGTAAGGAGATTAAGGGAAAACCATACTAGAGTATGGCAAGGTTTATGGTATACTGGTTTTTATATATCTGATTCTAAAGCTACCGGTGTTGTTAACGGAGACCGTATCAATGCTACTATATATGCAATCCTATCACAAGTGAGGAGCTATGAACACGAGGATCACATAAAGTTGGATACAAAGTCGGAAATCCTTCGAACTCTCACATATTCTGAAGGATGCTACGAAGGATATTCTACGTTAGATGCCTTCAATTTATGGAAACCACTAAACAGCCTTACAAACTTAAACACAGTTGCAAGTATATGGCTCTTAACATTGGAGAAGCAAGGCTGTCATAATCTTTTAAAAGCCGGTGCTAGTGGAGTGAATCAAGCTATGATTCTCAGTTTTGGTAGCTTAAGATTTAGCAACCAACACCTAGAATACAACATCCACCCCTCAAAATTACACAGAGACTTTCTATTCCGTAGGATAAACTATGGAAATATGACACATGTTAACATAAGTGTGATTTTACAGGAAGACAATAAAGCAGCTATATTCGTTGCCTTAGATCGCTCCGACAGAACATATTATGCGTGTGATGCCGGATGCTTGGATTCACCGGTACAACTAGGGccttatagaaaatatttcccAGTGAAACTAACCGAACCTTTAACTGCTATATTGTATATAACAGCTGATAAACAACACATGGAAGATTTGAGACATGCTATTCACGTACATGAAGTCGTTGAGGCTCCAGCCCATGAACATCATGTCATTGCATTGCATAGACATGGACACTCGCTCGGGGGACTCAATCCCTTATTCTGGGTgtcaataatagttttaatagtgATGTTCCATTTATTCCTCTGTAGGATTATTATGAATGAATTCTGCGATAGCGGCACAAGTATTAGTTACAAGAGATTGTACAATAAagcttaa